GCCGGGATGCCGTCGGTGGTGGCGCTGTGGGGTTACCGCCTGGATGGTGACGACCCGGCCGGGTGGGGGGGAGATGTCTTGCTGCGCGACCCGCATTCGCTCGCCGATCCGTCCAGCTGGCCGGCGATCCGATGAGCGACTCAGACAACGCCCCGGGTGATGAGCGTCCTGCCGACGCGCGTGATGATGGTTCGGCCGCGCTGGCCGACTTCCTCGCAAAGTGGCGCGGCCGGTGGCCCGAGTGGAGCATCGCGGAGGTATTCGTTCCTGCCGACCAGCGCGACGTAGCCCTAGCGTGGGCGACCTTGCAGCAGGAACTGGTCGACGCGGCCTGGGGCGGGTCCGACCCGATTCCCGGCAAGGCCAAGCTCGGATGGTGGCAGGAAGAATTGAGCGGCTGGACCCGGGGCGCACGCCGCCATCCCCTGGCCACCGTGCTCCAGGCCTTTCCGGCGCCGTGGCAATCGCTGGCGCATGCGCTGCCGGCACTGGCCGACGCGCGCGAACGACCGGCGAACGTCGCCGCCGCGTTCGATAGGCTGGCACCTTTCGCAAGC
The genomic region above belongs to Lysobacter avium and contains:
- a CDS encoding squalene/phytoene synthase family protein, with the protein product MSDSDNAPGDERPADARDDGSAALADFLAKWRGRWPEWSIAEVFVPADQRDVALAWATLQQELVDAAWGGSDPIPGKAKLGWWQEELSGWTRGARRHPLATVLQAFPAPWQSLAHALPALADARERPANVAAAFDRLAPFASAVAQVDNALFDTRAVPGDERVVAANLLNWRMAHEGDGGVPLDMLARAADGDPVAVWAAELRRQWPTTRSGAPVRRIWSALARERLATHGATAPLPAVKTLWTAWRSARD